One part of the Vitis riparia cultivar Riparia Gloire de Montpellier isolate 1030 chromosome 6, EGFV_Vit.rip_1.0, whole genome shotgun sequence genome encodes these proteins:
- the LOC117915760 gene encoding UDP-glycosyltransferase 87A1-like, which yields MYCTTAGVIPVNSLLNKPLLANWSVTIFLYYFLYFGICSRDYVTKPENMPSNNVSRSRSCHVVAMAVPGRGHINPMMNFCKLLASRRDDVLITFVVTEEWLGLIGSDSKPDNIRFGTIPNVTPSERVRAANLLGFLEAVMTKMEDPFEQLLERLEPPVTTILADTFLFWAVSVGNRMSIPVASFFPMSASVFSMFHHFDLLVQNGHHPIDISERGDERVDYIPGLSATRIADFPSLLHMQNPTLTRFVQAYSWLPRAQCLLLTSVSELEPQVIDSLKSMFSFPIYPVGPVLPYFNIRDSSSVTTGSDNLNYFEWLDSQPCNSVLYVSFGSVYSVASAQVDEIAAGLRDSGVRFLWVARGEASRVREVCGEMGLVVPWCNQLKVLSHSSIGGFWTHCGWNSTVEGLFSGLPFLTFPLGIDQVSNSKAAVEDWKIGWRVKGQAGVETLVKREEICGIVKRFMNLESNEGKEIRSRARKLQKICQEAAAKGGSSETNVDAFIRYITQLLSH from the exons atgtATTGTACTACAGCTGGGGTAATTCCTGTGAATTCTCTATTAAATAAGCCCTTATTAGCAAATTGGTCAGTCACGATCTTCCTCTACTACTTCCTCTATTTTGGCATCTGCTCTAGGGACTACGTTACGAAACCGGAAAACATGCCTTCCAACAACGTCTCACGGTCCAGATCATGCCACGTCGTGGCCATGGCCGTCCCCGGAAGAGGCCACATCAACCCCATGATGAACTTCTGCAAGTTGCTGGCTTCAAGAAGAGATGACGTACTCATCACCTTCGTCGTCACGGAGGAGTGGCTGGGGCTAATCGGCTCCGACAGTAAACCGGATAACATCCGCTTCGGCACTATTCCCAACGTGACCCCCTCGGAGAGAGTTCGCGCCGCCAACCTTCTTGGGTTCTTGGAAGCTGTTATGACGAAGATGGAAGATCCGTTTGAGCAGCTCCTGGAGCGGCTTGAACCGCCGGTTACTACAATACTAGCTGATACCTTTCTATTCTGGGCGGTCAGCGTCGGGAATCGAATGAGTATTCCGGTAGCCTCGTTCTTTCCGATGTCGGCATCGGTGTTTTCCATGTTCCACCATTTCGATCTCCTTGTGCAGAACGGCCATCACCCGATTGATATCTCAG AAAGGGGAGATGAGCGCGTGGACTACATCCCTGGACTTTCTGCAACCCGCATCGCAGATTTTCCATCATTGCTCCACATGCAAAACCCAACTTTGACTCGGTTCGTACAAGCATATTCATGGCTGCCCAGAGCTCAATGTCTTCTCCTCACTTCCGTCTCTGAGCTAGAACCCCAAGTCATCGACTCTTTGAAATCAATGTTCTCATTCCCCATCTATCCCGTTGGCCCTGTATTACCTTATTTCAACATCAGAGATAGTTCGTCTGTGACTACTGGTTCTGATAACCTCAACTACTTCGAATGGCTGGACTCCCAACCTTGCAACTCGGTGCTGTACGTCTCCTTCGGAAGCGTTTATTCGGTTGCGAGTGCACAGGTGGATGAAATTGCAGCTGGGTTGCGCGACAGCGGTGTTAGGTTTTTGTGGGTGGCTCGTGGGGAAGCTTCTCGGGTGAGAGAGGTGTGTGGTGAGATGGGGTTGGTGGTGCCTTGGTGTAATCAATTGAAGGTGCTGTCACATTCTTCTATAGGCGGATTCTGGACGCATTGTGGATGGAACTCCACCGTCGAAGGCCTTTTTTCTGGGCTTCCTTTTCTGACTTTTCCGcttgggattgatcaagttTCAAACAGTAAGGCAGCTGTGGAGGATTGGAAGATCGGGTGGAGGGTGAAGGGGCAGGCGGGAGTCGAAACTTTGGTGAAGAGAGAAGAAATATGTGGGATTGTGAAGAGGTTTATGAATTTGGAAAGCAATGAAGGGAAAGAAATTAGGAGCAGAGCAAGAAAACTTCAGAAGATTTGTCAAGAAGCAGCTGCAAAAGGCGGATCCTCGGAAACTAACGTGGATGCTTTTATCAGATATATCACACAACTTCTCAGCCATTAA
- the LOC117915707 gene encoding UDP-glycosyltransferase 87A1-like, translated as MDSGDGERTTGCHVVAMPYPGRGHVNPMMNLCKLLASRQDDILITFVLTEEWLDLISSEDKPENVRFATIPNVIPSEQVRGADFPGFIEDVSTKMEAPFEQLLDRLEPPVTALIADTHVMCAFVVGNRRNIPAASLWPMSATMFSVFHHFDLLIQNQHYPVDLSERGEERVGYIPGISSTRISDLPTVFSGDGQRVLNRVLEMCSWVPKAQYLVFTSVYELEHEALDALKRKFSFPVYTLGPTIPYFNLGDESKVATTHSDLNYMKWLDSQPKASVLYISLGSFLSVSSAEMDEIAAGLRSSGVRFLWVGRDKASQLQEGCGDGGLVVPWCDQLKVLSHSSVGGFWSHCGWNSTLEAVFAGVPMLTFPIFWDQVPNSKKIVEDWKIGWRVKGEVGWQNLVTREEISGLVKRFMDLESNEVKEMRKRAKDLEEVCRGAIAKGGSTHTNLDAFLSHISQSRRR; from the exons ATGGATTCCGGCGACGGCGAACGGACCACAGGTTGCCATGTGGTGGCCATGCCTTACCCAGGTAGAGGCCACGTCAACCCCATGATGAACCTCTGCAAGTTACTAGCTTCAAGACAAGATGATATCCTTATCACCTTCGTTCTCACTGAAGAatggctcgatttgatcagctccgAGGATAAGCCGGAAAACGTACGCTTCGCAACGATCCCCAATGTGATTCCTTCGGAGCAAGTTCGCGGGGCGGACTTCCCCGGCTTCATCGAAGATGTCTCGACGAAAATGGAAGCTCCTTTCGAGCAGCTCCTGGATCGGCTTGAGCCGCCGGTTACTGCTCTCATAGCTGATACTCATGTAATGTGCGCCTTCGTCGTCGGGAACCGGAGGAATATCCCAGCGGCGTCGTTGTGGCCGATGTCGGCGACGATGTTTTCGGTGTTCCACCATTTTGATCTGCTCATTCAAAACCAACATTACCCAGTTGATTTGTCAG AAAGGGGCGAGGAGCGAGTGGGCTACATTCCTGGAATTTCTTCGACGCGCATATCTGATCTTCCGACAGTCTTCTCCGGCGACGGCCAGAGAGTCTTGAATCGGGTTCTGGAAATGTGCTCTTGGGTGCCTAAAGCGCAGTATCTTGTGTTCACTTCTGTGTACGAGCTTGAACACGAGGCGTTGGATGCTTTGAAGCGAAAGTTTTCGTTTCCCGTCTACACACTTGGTCCTACTATACCTTACTTCAATCTGGGAGACGAGTCCAAAGTTGCCACCACTCACAGTGACCTTAACTACATGAAATGGCTGGATTCTCAGCCGAAAGCTTCCGTCTTGTACATCTCACTGGGAAGTTTTCTTTCTGTTTCGAGTGCCGAAATGGATGAGATTGCAGCCGGGTTGCGAAGCAGTGGCGTACGGTTCTTGTGGGTGGGGCGTGATAAAGCTTCCCAGTTGCAGGAGGGTTGTGGGGATGGAGGATTGGTGGTGCCTTGGTGTGACCAACTGAAGGTGCTGTCCCATTCTTCTGTAGGGGGGTTTTGGAGTCATTGCGGCTGGAATTCAACTCTGGAAGCTGTTTTTGCCGGCGTCCCAATGCTGACATTTCCTATATTTTGGGACCAAGTCCCCAACAGTAAGAAAATTGTGGAGGATTGGAAGATTGGGTGGAGGGTGAAGGGGGAGGTGGGATGGCAAAATTTGGTGACCAGAGAAGAGATTAGTGGGCTTGTGAAGAGGTTTATGGATTTGGAAAGCAATGAGGTGAAAGAGATGAGGAAAAGAGCAAAAGACCTTGAGGAGGTATGTAGAGGAGCAATAGCAAAAGGTGGTTCAACTCATACTAATCTTGATGCCTTTCTCTCGCACATTTCACAATCCCGCCGCCGCTGA
- the LOC117915932 gene encoding UDP-glycosyltransferase 87A1-like, whose protein sequence is MITDYITKPGNMPSDNMGWSRSPHVVAMPLPGRGHLNPMMNFCKLLASRRDDVLITFVVTEEWLGFIGSDIKPDNIRFGTIPNIIPSERVRAADLSGFYEAVMTKMEDPFEQLLNRLEPPVTTIVADTFLFWAVGVGNRRNIPVASFFPMSATLFSMFHHVDLLAQNGHHPIDISERGDERVDYIPGLSSTLISDFPPLLHNHNPVLARIVQAFSCLPRAHCLLLTSVYELEAQVIDALKSIFSSPIYPIGPVIPYFKLGDSSSVTTGSDNLNYLQWLDSQPCHSVLYISFGSVLSVSSAQTDEIAAGLRDSGVRFLWVARGEASRLREVCGEMGLVVPWCDQLKVLSHSSVGGFWTHCGWNSTVEGLFSGLPFLTFPISLDQFSNSRAAVEDWKIGWRVKRQAGVETLVPREEIAELLKRFMDLESHEGKEMRRRARKVQKICEEATANGGSSETNMDAFTREITQLLLPSHEEI, encoded by the exons ATGATTACAGACTACATTACTAAACCGGGAAACATGCCTTCCGACAACATGGGATGGTCCAGATCACCCCACGTGGTGGCCATGCCACTCCCCGGAAGAGGCCACCTCAACCCCATGATGAACTTCTGCAAGTTACTAGCTTCAAGAAGAGATGACGTACTCATCACCTTCGTCGTCACGGAGGAGTGGCTGGGGTTCATCGGCTCCGATATCAAGCCGGATAACATCCGCTTCGGCACGATTCCCAACATCATCCCCTCTGAGCGAGTTCGCGCAGCTGATCTGTCCGGGTTTTACGAAGCTGTCATGACGAAGATGGAAGATCCGTTTGAGCAGCTCCTGAATCGGCTTGAGCCTCCGGTTACCACAATAGTAGCAGACACATTTTTATTCTGGGCGGTCGGCGTCGGGAATCGCAGGAATATCCCGGTAGCCTCGTTCTTTCCGATGTCGGCGACGTTGTTTTCCATGTTCCACCATGTGGATCTTCTTGCGCAAAACGGCCATCACCCGATTGATATATCAG AAAGGGGAGATGAGCGCGTGGACTACATCCCTGGACTTTCTTCAACCCTCATATCAGATTTTCCACCATTACTCCACAACCACAACCCAGTCTTGGCTCGAATCGTACAAGCATTTTCATGCCTGCCCAGAGCTCACTGTCTTCTGCTCACTTCCGTCTATGAGCTAGAAGCCCAAGTCATCGACGCTTTGAAATCAATATTCTCATCCCCCATATACCCCATTGGCCCTGTAATACCTTATTTCAAACTCGGAGATAGTTCCTCTGTAACTACTGGTTCTGACAACCTCAACTACCTCCAATGGCTGGACTCCCAACCTTGTCACTCGGTATTGTACATCTCCTTTGGAAGCGTTCTTTCGGTTTCGAGTGCACAGACGGATGAAATTGCAGCTGGGTTGCGCGACAGCGGTGTTAGGTTTCTGTGGGTGGCGCGTGGAGAAGCTTCTCGGCTCAGAGAGGTGTGTGGTGAGATGGGGTTGGTAGTGCCCTGGTGTGATCAATTGAAGGTGCTGTcacattcttctgtaggcggaTTCTGGACGCATTGTGGGTGGAACTCCACCGTGGAAGGCCTTTTTTCTGGGCTTCCTTTTCTGACTTTCCCGATATCACTTGATCAATTTTCAAACAGTAGGGCAGCTGTGGAGGATTGGAAGATCGGGTGGAGGGTGAAGAGACAGGCGGGAGTGGAAACTTTGGTGCCGAGAGAAGAGATTGCCGAACTTTTGAAGAGATTCATGGATttggaaagccatgagggaaAAGAAATGAGGAGAAGAGCAAGAAAAGTTCAGAAGATCTGTGAAGAAGCAACTGCAAATGGTGGATCCTCGGAAACCAATATGGATGCTTTTACAAGAGAAATCACACAACTCCTCCTCCCCAGCCATGAAGAGATTTGA
- the LOC117915761 gene encoding UDP-glycosyltransferase 87A2-like, giving the protein MDSGDGEATTSCHVVAMPYPGRGHVNPMMNLCKLLASKKDDILITFVLTEEWLGLLGSDDKPDQVRFSTIPNVIPSERVRSADFPGFIEAVSTKMEAPFEQLLDRLEPQVTIIIADSNLLWVVGVGQRKNIPVASLWPMSAAVFSVFHHFDLLVQNQHFPIDLSERGEERVEYIPGISSTRILDLPSIFNGNGRRVLHRALEICSWVLKAQYLLFTSVYELEHQVVDALKSKFPCPIYTVGPTIPYLRLRDESTSPTTHSDLDCMKWLDSQPEASVLYISLGSFLSVSSAQMDEIAAGLRSSGIGFLWVAREKAAQLQESCGDRGLVVPWCDQLKVLCHSSVGGFWTHCGWNSTLEAVFAGVPMLTLPIFWDQVPNSKNIVEDWKIGWRVKREVGWENLVSREEIAGLVQRFMDLESDEGKEMRKRAKELQEMCRGAIAKGGSSHTNLDTFISHISQR; this is encoded by the exons ATGGACTCCGGCGACGGCGAAGCAACCACTTCATGCCACGTGGTGGCCATGCCATACCCAGGTAGAGGCCACGTCAACCCCATGATGAACCTCTGTAAGCTACTAGCTTCAAAAAAGGACGATATCCTCATCACCTTCGTTCTCACTGAGGAGTGGCTCGGCTTGCTCGGTTCCGATGATAAGCCGGATCAGGTGCGGTTCTCAACAATCCCTAATGTGATCCCTTCGGAGCGAGTTCGCTCAGCTGACTTCCCTGGCTTCATCGAAGCCGTGTCAACGAAGATGGAAGCCCCTTTCGAGCAGCTCCTGGATCGGCTGGAGCCGCAGGTGACTATTATTATCGCCGATAGTAACCTGCTGTGGGTCGTGGGAGTTGGACAGCGGAAGAATATTCCGGTAGCGTCGTTGTGGCCGATGTCGGCGGCGGTGTTTTCGGTGTTCCATCATTTTGATCTCCTTGTTCAAAACCAACACTTCCCAATTGATCTGTCGG AAAGGGGAGAGGAGCGAGTGGAATACATCCCGGGAATTTCCTCAACGCGCATATTAGACCTTCCGTCAATCTTCAACGGCAATGGCCGACGAGTTCTGCATCGGGCTTTGGAGATCTGCTCTTGGGTGCTTAAAGCACAGTATCTTCTGTTCACTTCTGTATACGAGCTTGAACACCAAGTTGTGGACGCTTTGAAGTCAAAATTTCCATGCCCCATCTACACGGTTGGCCCTACCATACCTTACTTACGTCTGAGAGACGAGTCCACAAGCCCCACCACCCACAGTGACCTTGACTGCATGAAATGGCTAGATTCCCAGCCTGAAGCCTCTGTCTTGTACATCTCACTGGGAAGTTTTCTTTCAGTCTCGAGCGCCCAAATGGATGAAATTGCTGCTGGGTTGCGAAGTAGTGGCATAGGGTTCTTGTGGGTGGCGCGCGAGAAAGCTGCTCAGTTGCAGGAGAGTTGTGGGGATAGAGGCTTGGTGGTGCCTTGGTGTGACCAATTGAAGGTGCTGTGCCATTCTTCTGTAGGGGGTTTTTGGACCCATTGCGGGTGGAATTCTACTCTAGAAGCTGTTTTTGCAGGCGTTCCAATGCTGACACTTCCTATATTTTGGGACCAAGTCCCCAACAGTAAGAACATTGTGGAGGATTGGAAGATCGGATGGAGGGTGAAGAGGGAGGTAGGATGGGAAAATTTGGTGAGCAGAGAGGAAATTGCTGGACTAGTGCAGAGGTTTATGGATTTGGAAAGCGACGAGGGGAAAGAGATGAGGAAAAGAGCAAAGGAACTTCAGGAGATGTGTAGAGGAGCAATTGCAAAAGGTGGTTCTTCCCACACTAATCTTGATACCTTTATCTCCCACATTTCACAACGTTAA